The following are encoded in a window of Mycobacterium vicinigordonae genomic DNA:
- a CDS encoding zinc-dependent metalloprotease, with protein sequence MSTVDVMADLPFGFNAGDDPDRDKRRENDPESGANPFGFGGEFDMANLGQLFTRLGEMFGGVGNAMASGAAGSNAGPVNYDLARQVASSSIGFVAPIPATTNSAISDAVHLAETWLNGATALPAGTTRATGWSPTDWVDNTIGTWKRLCDPMAQQISSVWVSALPEEAKGMAGPLMQMMSQMGGVAFGSQLGQALGRLSKEVLTSTDIGLPLGPKGVAAILPEAVEAFASGLEQPRSEIMTFLAAREAAHHRLFSHVPWLPTQLLGAVEAYAAGMQIDMTGIEELARDFNPATLADPAAMEQLLSQGVFEPKATPAQTQALERLETLLALIEGWVQTVVTAALGERLPGEAALSETLRRRRASGGPAEQTFATLVGLELRPRKLREAAALWTRLEQAVGMDARDAVWQHPDLLPSAEDLDDPAAFIDGAIGGDTSGIDAALSDLEAELGRENRGNDDPGAVDN encoded by the coding sequence GTGAGTACCGTTGACGTCATGGCTGACCTGCCCTTCGGCTTCAACGCCGGAGACGACCCCGATCGCGACAAGCGGCGCGAGAACGACCCCGAGTCCGGCGCCAACCCGTTCGGCTTCGGCGGCGAGTTCGACATGGCCAACCTCGGCCAGTTGTTCACCCGCCTGGGCGAGATGTTCGGCGGCGTCGGCAACGCGATGGCGTCGGGTGCCGCCGGTTCGAACGCCGGCCCGGTCAACTACGACCTGGCCCGCCAGGTCGCATCCAGTTCGATCGGCTTCGTCGCACCCATCCCGGCCACCACCAACTCGGCGATCTCCGACGCGGTGCATCTGGCGGAGACTTGGCTGAACGGGGCCACTGCGCTGCCGGCCGGCACCACCAGGGCGACGGGCTGGAGCCCCACCGACTGGGTGGACAACACGATCGGCACCTGGAAGCGGCTGTGCGATCCGATGGCCCAGCAGATCTCCTCGGTGTGGGTGTCCGCGCTGCCCGAGGAAGCCAAGGGCATGGCTGGGCCGCTGATGCAGATGATGTCCCAGATGGGCGGCGTCGCGTTCGGGTCGCAGCTGGGCCAGGCGCTGGGTCGGCTGTCCAAGGAGGTGCTGACCTCGACCGACATCGGTCTACCGCTGGGTCCCAAGGGCGTGGCCGCGATCCTGCCGGAGGCCGTGGAGGCATTTGCGTCCGGGCTCGAACAGCCACGCAGCGAGATCATGACGTTCCTGGCCGCCCGTGAAGCCGCCCACCACCGGCTGTTCAGCCACGTTCCGTGGCTACCCACCCAACTGCTGGGGGCCGTCGAGGCCTACGCAGCGGGAATGCAGATCGACATGACCGGCATCGAAGAGCTGGCCCGGGATTTCAATCCCGCGACGCTGGCCGACCCCGCCGCCATGGAACAACTGCTCAGCCAGGGCGTGTTCGAACCCAAGGCCACCCCGGCGCAAACGCAGGCGTTGGAGCGGCTGGAAACCCTGCTCGCGCTGATCGAAGGTTGGGTACAGACGGTGGTGACCGCCGCCCTGGGTGAGCGGCTGCCGGGCGAAGCGGCACTCAGCGAGACGCTGCGGCGCCGTCGGGCCAGCGGCGGTCCCGCCGAACAAACCTTCGCCACCCTCGTCGGCCTGGAACTGCGGCCCCGCAAGCTGCGCGAAGCTGCGGCACTGTGGACCCGGCTGGAGCAGGCCGTGGGAATGGACGCCCGCGACGCGGTGTGGCAACACCCGGACCTGCTGCCCAGCGCCGAGGACCTGGACGACCCGGCAGCGTTCATCGATGGGGCAATCGGCGGCGACACCAGCGGGATCGACGCCGCGCTCTCGGACCTGGAGGCCGAATTGGGCCGCGAAAACCGCGGCAACGACGACCCCGGCGCTGTGGATAACTGA
- a CDS encoding YlbL family protein, whose translation MNRRILTLVVALVPIVVFGVLLAVAKVPFVSLGPGPTFDTLGEVDGSQVVHIEGTQTHPTTGHLNMTTVSQRDDLTLGAAIGLWISGQEQLVPRDLIYPPGKSRDEVDKANDADFKNSEDSAEYAALGYLKYPEAVTVATVSDGGPSVGKLKPGDAIDAVNRTPVANVEQFTGILKNTKPGQVVTIDYRRKNEPPGVAEITLGSNKDRDYGFLGVAVLDAPWAPFTVQFNLANIGGPSAGLMFSLAVVDKLTTGDLAGSTFVAGTGTISIDGKVGPIGGITHKMAAARAAGATVFLVPAKNCYEAVSDVPSGLKLVKVETLGSAVDALHAMTSGAATPSC comes from the coding sequence GTGAACAGGCGGATTTTGACCTTGGTGGTCGCGCTCGTCCCGATCGTGGTGTTCGGCGTTCTGCTGGCGGTGGCCAAGGTGCCGTTTGTGTCGTTGGGGCCGGGTCCCACGTTCGACACCCTCGGCGAGGTCGACGGCAGTCAAGTGGTCCACATTGAGGGCACACAAACTCACCCGACGACGGGCCACCTCAATATGACGACGGTGTCCCAGCGTGACGATCTGACCTTGGGCGCAGCCATCGGCCTGTGGATTTCAGGCCAGGAACAGCTGGTGCCGCGGGACCTGATTTACCCACCGGGTAAGTCGCGCGACGAGGTCGACAAGGCCAACGACGCCGACTTCAAGAACTCCGAGGACAGCGCCGAGTATGCCGCCCTGGGATACCTGAAATATCCCGAGGCGGTGACGGTTGCGACGGTCAGCGACGGCGGCCCGTCGGTGGGCAAGCTCAAGCCCGGCGACGCGATCGACGCGGTCAATCGGACACCGGTGGCCAACGTCGAACAGTTCACCGGCATCTTGAAGAACACCAAACCCGGCCAGGTGGTGACGATCGATTACCGCCGCAAGAACGAGCCGCCCGGCGTCGCTGAGATCACCCTGGGCAGCAACAAGGATCGCGACTACGGGTTCTTGGGCGTCGCCGTGCTGGACGCGCCGTGGGCGCCGTTCACCGTGCAGTTCAACCTGGCCAATATCGGCGGTCCGTCGGCCGGTTTGATGTTCAGTCTGGCTGTCGTCGACAAACTCACCACCGGCGATCTGGCTGGCTCCACGTTCGTCGCGGGCACCGGCACTATCAGCATCGATGGCAAAGTCGGGCCGATCGGCGGAATCACGCACAAGATGGCCGCGGCCCGCGCCGCCGGGGCGACCGTGTTTCTGGTGCCGGCGAAAAACTGCTACGAAGCGGTCTCCGACGTTCCGTCCGGGCTGAAGCTGGTGAAGGTCGAGACGCTCGGCTCGGCGGTGGACGCTTTGCACGCGATGACCTCGGGGGCGGCCACCCCGAGTTGCTGA
- a CDS encoding UPF0182 family protein gives MGMRPTARMPKLTRRSRILILITLGVIVLLLAGPRLIDAYVDWLWFGELGYRSVFTTVLVTRLVVFVLTALLVGGIVFGGLALAYRTRPVFVPSNENDPVARYRVLVMSRLRLVGIGIPASIGVLAGVVAQSYWARVQLFLHGGDFGIRDPQFGKDLGFYAFELPFYRLVLSYLFVAVFLAFLANLVSHYLFGGIRLSGRAGVLSRSARIQLITLVGVLVLLKAVAYWLDRYELLSHTRAGKPFTGAGYTDINAVLPAKLILMAIALICAAAVFSAITLRDLRIPAIGLVLLLLSSMIVGAGWPMIVEQISVKPNAAQKESEYISRSIAATRQAYGLTPDVVTYRNYTAGDSQATAQQVAADRATTSNIRLLDPTIVSPAFTQFQQGKNFYYFPEQLSIDRYLDRTGALRDYVVAARELNPERLIDNQRDWINRHTVYTHGNGFIASPANTVRGIANDPNQNGGYPQFLANVVGANGSIVSDGPAQLDQPRIYFGPVIANASADYAIVGKTGADREYDYETSTETKNYTYTGSGGVSVGSWLARSVFAAKFAERNFLFSNVIGSNSKILFNRDPAQRVEAVAPWLTTDSSVYPAIVNKRLVWIIDGYTTLDNYPYSELTSLSSATADSTEVAFNRLVPDKKVSYIRNSVKATVDAYDGTVTLYQQDENDPVLKAWMRVFPGTVKPKSDITPELADHLRYPEDLFKVQRMLLAKYHVNDPVTFFSTSDFWDVPLDPNPTASSYQPPYYIVAKNIAKNDNSASYQLTSAMNRFKRDYLAAYISASSDRDTYGKITVLTIPGQVNGPKLANNAITTDPAVSQDLGVIGRDNQNRIKWGNLLTLPVGQGGLLYVEPVYASPGASDAASSYPRLIRVAMMYNDKIGYGPTVGDALTGLFGPGAGATATGIQPTEGGAPASTPPPAAGPGPPPPTAAVPPPPDGSAALSPAKAAALQEIQAAIGAARDAQKKGDFAGYGSALQRLDEAITKFNNTK, from the coding sequence GTGGGAATGCGGCCCACCGCAAGGATGCCGAAGCTGACTCGGCGTAGCCGGATTCTGATCCTGATCACCCTGGGTGTGATCGTGCTGTTGCTGGCCGGCCCGCGGCTGATCGACGCTTACGTCGACTGGTTGTGGTTCGGCGAACTCGGCTACCGCTCGGTGTTCACCACCGTGCTGGTTACCCGCCTGGTGGTATTCGTGCTGACCGCGTTGCTGGTTGGCGGCATCGTTTTCGGCGGCCTGGCCCTCGCTTACCGCACCCGCCCGGTGTTCGTGCCGAGCAACGAAAACGACCCGGTGGCGCGATACCGCGTCCTGGTCATGAGCCGGCTGCGATTGGTGGGTATCGGGATCCCCGCTTCGATCGGGGTGCTGGCTGGCGTCGTCGCGCAGAGCTACTGGGCGCGCGTCCAGCTGTTCCTGCACGGCGGCGATTTCGGGATCCGCGACCCGCAGTTCGGTAAAGACCTCGGCTTCTACGCGTTCGAGCTGCCGTTCTACCGGTTGGTGCTCAGCTATCTGTTCGTCGCGGTCTTCCTTGCTTTCCTAGCGAATCTGGTGTCGCACTACTTGTTTGGCGGCATCCGGTTGTCCGGGCGGGCCGGGGTGCTGAGCCGCTCGGCGCGGATCCAGTTGATCACCTTGGTCGGTGTGTTGGTGTTACTCAAGGCCGTCGCGTACTGGCTGGATCGCTACGAGCTGCTATCGCATACCCGTGCCGGCAAGCCGTTCACCGGGGCCGGTTACACCGACATCAACGCCGTACTACCGGCCAAGCTGATCCTGATGGCGATCGCGCTGATCTGTGCTGCCGCGGTGTTCTCTGCGATTACGTTGCGCGACTTGCGGATTCCGGCCATCGGACTGGTGCTGCTGTTGTTGTCGTCGATGATCGTGGGGGCCGGCTGGCCGATGATCGTCGAGCAGATCAGCGTCAAACCCAATGCGGCACAGAAGGAAAGCGAGTACATAAGCCGTAGCATCGCCGCGACCAGGCAAGCCTACGGACTCACTCCGGACGTGGTGACCTACCGCAACTACACCGCTGGCGACAGCCAGGCGACCGCACAGCAGGTTGCCGCCGACCGCGCCACCACCTCCAACATCCGGCTGCTCGACCCCACCATCGTCAGTCCGGCGTTCACCCAGTTCCAGCAGGGCAAGAACTTCTACTACTTCCCCGAGCAGCTATCCATCGACCGGTACCTGGACCGCACCGGCGCGCTGCGCGACTACGTGGTGGCCGCCCGCGAACTCAACCCGGAACGGCTGATCGACAACCAGCGCGACTGGATCAACCGGCACACCGTCTACACCCACGGCAACGGGTTCATTGCCTCACCGGCCAACACTGTGCGCGGCATCGCCAACGACCCGAACCAGAACGGCGGCTACCCGCAGTTTCTGGCCAACGTCGTCGGCGCCAACGGCAGCATCGTGTCCGACGGGCCGGCGCAGCTGGACCAGCCGCGCATCTACTTCGGGCCGGTGATCGCCAACGCGAGCGCGGACTACGCGATCGTCGGCAAGACGGGCGCCGACCGCGAATACGACTACGAGACCAGCACCGAGACCAAGAACTACACGTACACCGGCAGCGGCGGCGTTTCGGTGGGCAGTTGGTTAGCGCGCAGCGTATTTGCCGCGAAGTTCGCCGAGCGAAACTTCTTGTTCTCCAACGTGATCGGATCCAACAGCAAGATCCTGTTCAATCGCGACCCGGCGCAGCGGGTGGAGGCGGTGGCGCCATGGCTGACTACCGACAGCTCCGTTTACCCGGCGATCGTGAACAAGCGGCTGGTGTGGATCATCGACGGCTACACCACGCTGGACAACTACCCGTACTCCGAGCTGACGTCGCTGTCGTCGGCGACCGCGGACTCCACCGAGGTGGCGTTCAACCGGTTGGTCCCCGACAAGAAGGTCTCCTACATCCGTAACTCGGTGAAGGCCACCGTCGACGCCTACGACGGCACCGTGACGCTGTATCAGCAGGACGAGAACGACCCGGTGTTGAAAGCTTGGATGCGGGTGTTCCCCGGCACCGTCAAACCCAAGAGCGACATCACCCCTGAACTCGCCGACCATCTGCGCTACCCCGAGGACCTGTTCAAGGTGCAGCGGATGCTGCTGGCGAAGTACCACGTCAACGACCCGGTGACGTTCTTCTCCACGTCCGACTTCTGGGACGTACCGTTGGACCCCAACCCGACAGCCAGCAGCTACCAGCCGCCGTATTACATCGTCGCGAAAAACATTGCCAAGAACGACAACTCGGCCTCATACCAGTTGACCAGCGCGATGAACAGGTTCAAGCGCGATTACCTGGCCGCCTATATCAGCGCCAGTTCGGACCGCGACACCTACGGCAAGATCACCGTGCTGACCATCCCGGGTCAGGTCAACGGGCCCAAGCTGGCCAACAATGCAATTACTACCGACCCGGCGGTGTCGCAGGACCTCGGCGTGATCGGGCGGGACAACCAGAACCGCATCAAGTGGGGCAATCTGCTCACACTGCCGGTTGGCCAGGGCGGCTTGCTGTATGTCGAACCGGTCTACGCCTCGCCTGGGGCCAGTGACGCGGCGTCGTCGTATCCGCGGCTGATCCGGGTGGCGATGATGTACAACGACAAGATCGGCTATGGGCCGACGGTAGGCGATGCGTTGACTGGGCTGTTCGGGCCGGGTGCGGGTGCGACCGCGACCGGTATCCAGCCGACTGAGGGAGGCGCGCCGGCAAGTACGCCGCCGCCGGCCGCCGGTCCGGGTCCGCCACCGCCGACCGC